In one window of Arachis ipaensis cultivar K30076 chromosome B06, Araip1.1, whole genome shotgun sequence DNA:
- the LOC107605120 gene encoding uncharacterized protein LOC107605120 yields MAGIAILLDLWRKNQNFGSGLHSPQPFQSSAFFSASAAVGAAASFAAGTTGFASRAFFGSPVAYCDAGAAVSEDYISGLQSASKGIYNNDGSLRYSTTKHYNVELKPLFSAFEFRPLMMTSLRSFLMFYLPLLEPRAEMEDDDFLEEREEQPTDLVVPFKKSVKQIIRETTVVTTRRILERIAVHYVSERMAWKILKDVPKSASRKAARNMPYHVYFYCVSRTTFRGHMLGVAASWIVQVGIDMYRFFKSIFKSPDDEGNNVDKSEQVAILGQRIFVATVRCSSSLIFASIGAGIGAILIRPSLGQWIGCAAGDLAGPVIVAYFADQLFQVKFC; encoded by the exons ATGGCTGGAATAGCTATACTTCTAGACCTGTGGAGGAAAAACCAAAACTTTGGCTCTGGTTTGCACTCTCCACAACCCTTTCAGTCTTCTGCCTTTTTCTCTGCCTCTGCTGCTGTTGGTGCTGCAGCTTCCTTTGCTGCTGGTACCACTGGCTTTGCCTCAAGGGCTTTTTTTGG GTCGCCAGTTGCTTATTGCGATGCTGGTGCAGCAGTATCTGAAGATTATATTTCTGGTCTACAAAGTGCTTCTAAAGGGATTTATAATAATGATGGTTCTCTAAGATATAGTACTACCAAACACTACAATGTGGAGCTTAAGCCTCTATTCTCTGCTTTTGAATTTAGGCCTTTGATGATGACATCCCTAAGGTCATTCTTAATGTTCTATTTGCCTCTTTTGGAGCCTCGTGCTGAAATGGAAGATGACGATTTCCTTGAGGAGAGGGAAGAGCAGCCGACTGATCTGGTTGTCCCCTTCAAGAAATCAGTGAAGCAAATCATCCGTGAG ACAACCGTTGTGACGACTAGAAGGATTTTAGAAAGAATTGCTGTTCATTATGTTTCAGAAAGAATGGCATGGAAAATTCTTAAAG ATGTCCCTAAATCAGCTTCTCGCAAGGCTGCGAGGAATATGCCTTATCATGTTTACTTCTATTGTGTTAGCAGAACAACTTTTCGAG GACACATGCTTGGAGTTGCAGCATCATGGATTGTCCAAGTAGGCATTGACATGTACCGGTTTTTTAAATCGATTTTCAAGTCCCCAGATGATGAGGGTAACAATGTTGACAAATCCGAGCAAGTTGCAATTCTTGGGCAGAGAATTTTTGTTGCTACGGTTAGGTGTTCGTCATCTCTAATATTCGCTTCCATAGGAGCTGGCATCGGTGCTATCCTTATTCGTCCATCACTTGGCCAGTGGATTG ggtgtgCTGCTGGTGATTTGGCTGGTCCCGTTATTGTAGCATACTTTGCCGATCAACTATTTCAAGTGAAATTTTGCTAA